A single region of the Moorena sp. SIOASIH genome encodes:
- a CDS encoding MlaE family lipid ABC transporter permease subunit — protein sequence MAKTSSLGLWSQRLLAAIFLAGQVILHLLTGKIHRRNTIEQMVTVGPESLIIALLTATVIGMVFTIQVTREFINFGATNAIGGVLALALARELAPVLTAVVLAGRVGSAFAAEIGTMRVSEQIDALYMLKTDPIDYLVIPRVIACCLMLPVLTILAIVTGMVGGVVLAQNIYGIPQSVFLDSARNFLGIWDLFSAAIKSVVFGLLIAVIGCSWGLTTTGGAKGVGQSTTTAVVTALLAIFISNFFLSWLMFQGMGSAVIS from the coding sequence ATGGCTAAAACTTCCAGCCTCGGGTTATGGAGTCAGCGTTTACTGGCGGCGATTTTCTTAGCTGGGCAAGTGATACTTCATCTACTGACTGGGAAGATTCACCGCCGCAATACCATCGAGCAAATGGTAACCGTTGGACCAGAGTCTCTGATAATTGCTCTGCTCACTGCTACTGTAATCGGTATGGTGTTTACCATTCAGGTAACACGAGAGTTCATTAATTTTGGTGCCACCAATGCCATTGGGGGAGTCTTGGCTCTAGCTTTGGCTAGGGAATTGGCTCCGGTGTTGACTGCTGTGGTTTTGGCAGGACGAGTTGGCTCGGCATTTGCTGCTGAAATTGGTACGATGCGTGTTTCAGAGCAAATTGATGCTTTGTATATGCTCAAGACTGACCCGATTGATTACTTAGTGATTCCTCGGGTTATTGCTTGTTGTCTAATGCTGCCAGTGTTGACCATTCTCGCCATTGTGACTGGTATGGTAGGAGGAGTGGTGCTGGCTCAGAATATTTATGGTATTCCCCAGTCTGTGTTTCTTGATTCGGCTCGTAACTTCCTAGGAATTTGGGACTTGTTCTCTGCTGCTATTAAATCTGTAGTGTTTGGGCTGTTGATTGCTGTGATTGGTTGTAGCTGGGGGTTAACCACGACAGGAGGGGCTAAGGGTGTGGGTCAATCTACCACCACTGCTGTGGTTACTGCTTTGCTGGCAATTTTTATTAGCAACTTTTTCTTATCATGGTTGATGTTCCAAGGGATGGGTAGTGCGGTGATCAGCTAA
- a CDS encoding methyl-accepting chemotaxis protein produces MASSINYPQQYGEAEKAYMQGKYQEAATIVDRLIEDFPNEPSALLLRGHIYCYGLQQYDVARQQYESVLNLTSEPDFVNYANNGLEYAQRSTNGHQAAGLSPDDDVNTSQVKLDETEELSAEPTAGNWQDFADFNDISEFDPESLSFDNTGVDDFASASTSPFKESFQDSTSDSDEGAIEYQSASNLDPFSMVSDLEEDSEDLESWEIASEDLELDVNAVSSQTSYNGTEGHFPELSQEEGLQTFMVSPEVNLDEDHSLGSEQLTSESSTVEFNILGEEELESLPDYEFSDLEEQSKNSFVEAATLLMNSAELEGHFYQTPSSYPTPPSEQPLEPEKPTSGDTQAYADNQEDLEYLNDEAADSTEPYLGGNYGSDEQLLDSAYDHNGFNSPSPDQINLESFDDDSWTMDDVTESEEEILSGIEAHQGVKEGFLDEFDLFDDDLDSIPDFSVDDQQPLSNQSDDNSDFDVLSSTGSTLESTGSMEMNTSGASAVANHDYPSATGNEELFSLSSATEPIPIYNPTKDIDKELVVSIDQGPLAPIENAPFNQKNWMTALITGAVSMVVVAGVSAGAQYMVRDDPSFKNHVRNTSILMTLAAGVASFGTTLAVGNITARQIRRSTENLKTQFEGVSQGNLNAHATIYSQDELGQLAHSFNQMARVILTTMTEAQRKAEEQEQAKEDLQRQVIRLLDDVEGAARGDLTVQAEVTADVLGAVADSFNLTIQNLREIVQQVKQAVRQVTKCSTDSESFARSLSSDALRQAEELAVTLNSVQVMTDAIQRVAESAREAEEVARSASATALKGGEAVERTVAGILQIRETVAETTRKVKRLAESSQEISKIVTSISTIASRTNLLALNASIEAARAGEAGRGFAVVADEVRQLADKSAKALKDIEHIVLQIQSETGSVMTAMEEGTQQVIEGTKRAEQAKRSLEDIVQVANRIDALVRAITADTIEQTETSRAVAQVMQSVELTAQETSQEAQRVSGALQNLVGVAGELRTFVERFRVEANDGK; encoded by the coding sequence ATGGCATCCAGTATAAATTACCCCCAGCAGTATGGGGAAGCCGAAAAAGCCTATATGCAGGGCAAATACCAAGAAGCGGCAACAATTGTTGATCGTTTGATTGAGGATTTCCCTAATGAACCCAGTGCGCTGCTACTGCGGGGTCATATATACTGCTATGGTCTACAACAGTACGATGTGGCTCGCCAACAGTATGAATCAGTACTCAATCTGACCTCTGAACCGGATTTTGTTAATTATGCCAACAACGGTCTAGAGTACGCCCAGCGATCCACAAATGGTCATCAGGCTGCTGGGTTATCACCTGATGATGATGTCAATACATCACAGGTGAAACTAGATGAGACTGAGGAGTTGAGTGCAGAACCCACAGCAGGAAATTGGCAAGACTTCGCTGATTTTAATGATATCAGTGAATTTGACCCGGAAAGCTTAAGTTTTGATAACACAGGGGTTGATGATTTTGCTTCAGCATCCACCTCACCCTTTAAGGAGTCTTTTCAAGATTCCACTAGTGATAGTGATGAAGGAGCCATAGAGTATCAGTCTGCTTCTAATCTAGACCCTTTTAGTATGGTCAGTGACTTAGAAGAAGACAGTGAGGATTTAGAGAGTTGGGAAATTGCCTCTGAGGATTTAGAACTCGATGTTAACGCTGTCAGTAGTCAGACTTCTTACAATGGCACAGAAGGACACTTTCCTGAACTCTCTCAAGAGGAGGGTCTACAAACATTTATGGTGTCTCCTGAGGTGAATTTAGACGAAGATCACTCTTTAGGTTCAGAACAGTTAACTAGTGAATCGAGCACAGTTGAGTTTAACATCCTGGGTGAAGAAGAATTAGAATCTCTGCCGGATTACGAGTTTAGCGATCTTGAGGAGCAATCAAAGAATTCCTTTGTTGAAGCCGCAACCCTGTTAATGAATTCAGCAGAGCTTGAGGGGCATTTTTACCAGACTCCAAGTTCTTATCCTACCCCTCCCAGCGAGCAGCCTTTGGAACCTGAGAAACCAACTTCTGGGGATACTCAAGCCTATGCTGACAATCAAGAGGACTTAGAATATCTCAATGATGAGGCGGCTGACTCTACTGAACCCTATTTAGGGGGAAACTATGGCTCGGATGAGCAACTTTTGGACTCAGCTTACGATCACAATGGGTTCAACTCTCCAAGCCCAGACCAAATTAATTTGGAATCCTTTGATGATGATTCTTGGACAATGGATGATGTAACGGAATCAGAAGAGGAAATATTGTCAGGAATTGAAGCACATCAAGGGGTAAAAGAGGGGTTTTTAGATGAGTTTGACCTATTTGATGATGATTTAGATTCAATCCCTGATTTCTCTGTTGATGATCAGCAACCACTGTCCAATCAGAGTGATGACAATAGTGATTTTGATGTATTAAGCAGTACTGGCTCAACACTGGAAAGTACTGGCTCAATGGAGATGAACACCAGTGGTGCTAGTGCTGTAGCCAATCATGATTATCCGTCAGCCACTGGGAATGAGGAGCTATTTAGCCTTAGTAGTGCCACCGAGCCCATCCCAATTTATAATCCCACTAAAGACATTGACAAAGAGCTGGTTGTTAGTATTGACCAAGGTCCACTAGCTCCCATAGAAAACGCTCCCTTCAACCAGAAGAATTGGATGACTGCCTTGATTACTGGGGCGGTCTCAATGGTTGTGGTAGCCGGGGTTAGTGCTGGAGCACAATACATGGTTCGAGATGATCCATCCTTCAAAAATCACGTGCGGAATACTAGTATTCTGATGACCCTAGCCGCTGGTGTTGCCAGTTTTGGTACGACTCTGGCTGTGGGAAATATTACAGCTAGGCAGATTAGACGTAGTACCGAAAACCTGAAAACTCAGTTTGAAGGAGTCTCTCAGGGTAATCTCAATGCCCATGCTACGATTTATTCTCAGGACGAATTGGGTCAGTTAGCCCATAGTTTCAACCAAATGGCTAGAGTCATCTTGACAACGATGACTGAAGCACAACGAAAGGCAGAAGAGCAAGAACAGGCAAAAGAAGACCTCCAACGCCAGGTAATTCGATTGCTTGATGATGTGGAAGGGGCAGCACGGGGGGATTTAACGGTACAAGCAGAGGTAACTGCTGATGTTTTGGGGGCAGTTGCTGATTCGTTTAACCTGACCATTCAAAACCTACGGGAAATTGTACAACAAGTCAAGCAGGCAGTTCGTCAGGTGACTAAATGTTCCACTGATAGTGAGTCCTTTGCCCGTAGCTTGTCTTCTGATGCTTTACGGCAAGCTGAGGAACTGGCGGTCACCCTGAACTCTGTACAGGTGATGACCGATGCTATTCAGCGGGTGGCAGAGAGTGCACGAGAAGCTGAGGAAGTTGCCCGCTCAGCCTCGGCTACTGCTCTCAAAGGTGGTGAGGCTGTGGAGCGCACTGTGGCAGGAATTTTGCAAATTCGTGAAACAGTAGCAGAAACGACTCGTAAAGTCAAGCGTTTGGCAGAATCTTCCCAGGAAATTTCTAAAATTGTTACATCGATTTCTACCATTGCCTCCCGAACAAATTTGTTAGCACTCAATGCTAGTATTGAGGCGGCAAGAGCTGGAGAAGCTGGTCGAGGCTTTGCTGTTGTTGCGGATGAGGTACGACAGCTCGCTGATAAGTCAGCCAAGGCACTCAAGGATATTGAACACATTGTGTTGCAAATCCAGAGTGAAACTGGTTCAGTTATGACAGCTATGGAAGAAGGCACCCAACAGGTGATTGAAGGTACTAAACGAGCAGAACAAGCCAAGCGATCGCTAGAAGATATTGTGCAAGTGGCAAACCGGATCGATGCTTTAGTACGTGCCATCACTGCGGATACTATCGAGCAAACTGAAACATCCCGTGCTGTTGCCCAAGTGATGCAATCCGTTGAGTTAACCGCTCAAGAAACCTCCCAAGAAGCCCAAAGGGTTTCTGGAGCCTTGCAAAACCTGGTCGGTGTGGCGGGAGAGTTGCGGACATTTGTTGAGCGTTTCCGTGTGGAAGCGAATGATGGGAAATGA